A stretch of DNA from Vanrija pseudolonga chromosome 6, complete sequence:
ATTAACATTTTTGCTTCCGCTAATCAGCTAccttccttcccccaccCCGGCGACTGCTCCCCATTTCCAGCGCGTTCCAGGCGGTGCACTGACTGTGCGTCCACAGCGGCGGTGCGGGTGGTGACAGCAGCTTGACTGTGTAGTAACGAGCAGCTATGCAACGGCATCGATGATCACGAGGCGCAGTGGATAACAGCACGATGAGGAAGtgggaaggggaggggaagaggggcgggtggggggatgggggggggggtcggAGACgacacaacaacaacaacgccagcaccggcggcggcaggtaGAGACAAGCCGGCGGCTGCCGTTGCGGCAGTTGCGGACGCCCGTTTGGGTCGTATGCAAGCGCTCCTGCGCGgtgcgacgcgctcgcccgcgcgctcgtcatcACACGACAACACGAGGGCCGCGCTGCCGCACTCGCCGCGTTGTGCCGTCGGGCCAAAGCACGCTGCGTGCGACATGTGACAGGAGGAGTGAGCGTTGAGGCGACGTGTTCGCGACAAGTCCTATGCAGAGGGTAGGCGAGGACcgtgtcagcgagcgcgagcgcacaTGCACGCGGGTGTGCGCGCTCGCTAGCGAGCGATGGGCGGGCGTCATGGCAAGTGGGCACCTCGCACTTGATGGAgacgccgatgccgaagAACCCCAGTAGTGCCACCTCGTCTCGTGACGTCGCGGACTCGCATCTTTCGCGCTTactgcctgcctgtcgagtgagcgacgagacgagcagcagcatgcgCCCAGTGGAGCCATTGCCCGAGAGATCTGCGGCAGTGACTAACTTGTCGGCGCcccgcgtcgaggcgagccGCTCACCGCTGCTCCGTGGCCGTTTCCGCTCGCGACACGGTCCAGAAGGCCAGAAGCTGGACGGGTGGGATTCATGGGATTCAGGTGCAACATGGTGGTCTCGGAACGCTCCtgcaccagcacccaccGTGACGGTGAGGCCGCATCAGGCAGCAGCGCTAACCTGAGGCCAGGCAAGGAGGTCAGCGGCCAGCgagcgctcgctcgctcgctggtTCGCCTCGGCTCACCGTGCTTTCGGGCGGAGCTTTGCCCTGGCTCTGGCCCGTTCGTGTCGACGCGCCCCCGGCATATCGCACAACCCTCCGGCCACTCCGCCCCTGTCTTCTGTCGCCGCGCCTAGCCCTGCCAAAATTCCAATCCCTTTACCGGCTCGGAAAGCAACATACCGAGTTTGCGCGCGTCCAAATCAACCCCACCGGTCAGCTCGATTCATTTCATTTCCATCATGTCCATCGCCTAGTTGGCAGTAGTCGCGCGTACTCGGGCAGCACGACTCGGGTATATTCGGAAGGGATTGGATAATGCCATCATGTCCGGGGGGCGCAGCATACCCATCTAACACTGCCGTGCGTGTATGTATGGATGgatgggtgtgtgtgtgtgtgtcgcgcTCCACTGTGGGCCGACGTTGTCGTTGGAGCGGGCCCTCCGCCGTTCCCTTCACGCCGTTGTAatcagcgagcgagggatGGATGGTCATTGCACGGTTGCTGCGGCAGGAGCGTGGCCAAAGGCAGCAGgcaaggcaggcagcaggagcCTCCAGGAGCGAGGCAGGCGGGGGCTCGaggggccggcggcgtcaccgctgccccgctgccgccgcagccgtgTGATAATGATGCCGCCATATCTCGCCTCTTGCGCTTATTGGTTGGGGGTACTCGGGTGCCGAGGCCGGTAGAGATTCAGGACTTGACCCGGTATAGCGGCCCAACGAGAacccgagctcgagcgaggAGCCAAGCCaggcgcgctgctggtgatgccgcctgcctgcctgctgaCGGACGGGCGGCAGGTGGCACGTCACATCCCAGCTCCCCCActgtgccgctgccgccgcgatCACGCAGTGTGTGTGCCCAGCCAACAGCCACCACTCACCGacaacgccgccgagtcgagaGTTGCATCCTACCGCCCAATCCCCTGCCCCAAATCAATAACCCAGACCTACTTttgcttcttcttcttgacATCTGTTTACTTTTTGGTAGCCACCACGGGaactctctctctcgctctCACGCTACCAAAAGGCAGTCGCTCATCGTAGTCGTGCTCCCAGGCTAGGCGCCTTTGATTCCCATCCTCGGACGGCTTGACTCTTGCACCGAGTACACATTTGTAGCCTCCCCCCCGTCAACTCCCCGTTCAGCCCCAGCAACAAGAACAAGCTTACAATGGCTGGCACCAACCCGGTGAGTatgtgtgtgggtgtgtgaggCTGGGTGGCAGCTGGCTCGACTGGGTTCCATTCCGTCGTGTCGGCGAGAGGCCGAGCGAGCTCTGGGGCGAACGCGCCGGCTGGGCTTCCCAGCTAAGCGGCGGCCCGTGGTGGTGACCCCCTTTCTCGATAGTTGCGTAGGAGGCGTATGCGGCCACTCCCCTGGGTGCTACCCCTTCGCATCACCTCTGCTCGGCCCCATGGTCCAGAAGCACAGCGCCGATCCGTGACGCTTCTGGTTGTGACTGTCGAGCGGTCACCGTCTCCACCCCAGATATATAATTgtctgccgccgagctgacgTCTTGCCTTTGCCTTGCCCCGCTACGCCCTCGTCATGACGCCCACTCGTCCCCGTGCTGCCTCTACccaccagctcgacgcctGGTCGCagcaccttggcctcgaccaCTCGGAGCCCGGAACTCCCGGCACTCCCCTCCAGACGTATGTGGCGTGCAGCTTGATAGATTTAGCCTCCCCTAACCCTCCTTCAGCGTGGACCGCCTCCGCAAGCAGCAGGCTGGCCACAATGGCCCTCTCAAGAAGGTCCTGGTCGCCAACCGTGGTGAGATCGCCATCCGTGTCTTCCGTACCGCCCACGAGCTCGCCATGTCCACTGTCGCCATCTACTCGCACGAGGACCGCGCCAACGCTCACCGTTACAAGTCGGACGAGTCGTACCTTGTTGGCGAGGGCCTCAGCCCCGTCGGCGCCTACCTCGCTCAGGACGACATTGTTCGCATCGCCCTTGAGCACGGTGTCGACATGATTCACCCTGGGTGAGTAGTGGCACACGTGTGTCGTGCGACTTGAGACTGATCCGTGCAGTTACGGTTTCCTGTCTGAGAACTCGGACTTTGCccgcaaggtcgaggaggccggtATCGCCTTCATTGGCCCCCGCCCCGAGACCATTGACGCTCTCGGTGACAAGACCAAGGCTCGTGACGTTGCCATCAAGGCTGGCGTCTCGGTCGTCCCTGGTACCCCCGGCCCCGTCGAGTCGTGGGAGCTTGCCAAGGACTTCATTGACAAGTACGGTTTCCCCGTCATCATCAAGGCCGCcatgggcggtggtggccgtggtaTGCGTGTTGTCCGCGACAGGGAGAGCTTCAAAGAGAACTTTGAGCGTGCTGTTTCCGAGGCCAAGTCGGCCTTTGGTGACGGTACCGTCTTCATTGAGCGCTTCCTCGACAAGCCCCGCCACATTGAGGTTCAGCTCCTTGCCGACTCGCAGGGCAACTGTGTTCACCTCTTTGAGCGTGACTGCTCGGTCCAGCGTCGTCACCAGAAGGTTGTCGAGATTGCCCCTGCTCCTCACCTCCCCGAGGATGTTCGCCAGGCCATCCTCAACGATGCCCTCAAgctcgctcacgccgtcAACTACCGCAACGCCGGTACCGCCGAGTTCCTGGTTGACCAGCAGAACCGCCACTACTTTATTGAGATCAACCCCCGTATCCAGGTCGAGCACACGATCACCGAGGAGATCACGGGCATCGACATTGTCGCCGCGCAGATCCAGattgccgccggcgtcacCCTTGAGCAGCTTGGCCTTACCCAGGACCACATCCACCGCCGTGGTTTCGCTATCCAGGCCCGTATCACCACCGAGGACCCCGCCCAGGGCTTCCAGCCCGACACGGGTAAGATTGAGGTCTACCGTTCCGCTGGCGGTAACGGTGtccgtctcgacgccgcttCTGGCTATGCCGGTGCCCAGATCACTCCCCACTACGACTCCCTGTTGGTCAAGTGCTCCGTCTCGGGCGCCACCTACGAGGTCGCCCGCCGCAAGCTCCTCCGTGCCCTCATCGAGTTCCGTATCCGTGGTGTCAAGACCAACATTCCCTTCCTCGTCAGGTTGTTGACCCACCCCGTCTTCGAAGCAGGCGGCTGCTGGACGACGTTCATCGACGATACTCCCGAGCTCTTCAAGCTCGTCAAGTCGCAGAACCGTGCGCAGAAGCTCCTTGCTTATCTCGGCGATGTCGCTGTCAACGGCTCGTCGATCCTCGGCCAGGCGGGTCCCCCCGGTCTCAAGACCGAGGCTATCATCCCCAAGATCaccgacaaggacggcaaggtcgtcgacacctCGGTTCCTCAGCTCAAGGGCTGGCGCAACATCATTGTCAACGAGGGCCCCGAGGCCTTTGCCAAGGCTATCCGCGCCTACCCCGGTACCCTCATCATGGACACCACCTGGCGTGACGCTCACCAGTCGCTCCTCGCGACCCGTATGCGTACCGTCGACATGGCCAACATTGCCAAGGAGACGTcgcacgccctcgccaacgccTACTCGATCGAGTGCTGGGGTGGTGCTACTTTCGACGTGGCCATGCGCTTCCTCTACGAGGACCCTTGGGACCGTCTCCGCACCCTCCGCAAGCTCGTGCCCAACGTTCCCCTTCAGGCCCTCGTTCGTGGTGCCAACGCTGTTGGTTACACCTCGTACCCCGACAACGCCATCTACGAGTTCTCCAagaaggccgtcgaggccggtcTCGACATCTTCCGTGTCTTTGACTCGCTCAACTACTTTGAGAACCTCAAGCTCGGtatcgacgccgccaagaaggccggtggtgtcgtcgaggGCACCATCTGCTACTCGGGTGACGTTGCCAACCCCAAGAAGACCAAGTACACCCTCCAGTACTACCTCGACCTCACCCAGCAGCTCGTTGGTGAGGGCATCCACGTCCTCGGTATCAAGGACATGGCTGGTCTGCTGAAGCCCGAGGCCGCTCGTCTTCTGATCGGCGCGATCCGCAAGGCCCACCCTGACCTCCCCATCCACGTCCACTCGCACGACACGGCCGGTATCGCCGTCTCGTCCATGCTGGCCGCTGCCCAGGCCGGTGccgatgtcgtcgacgtTGCTATTGACGACCTTTCGGGCCTCACCTCCCAGCCCGCTatgggcgccgtcgtcgctgctcttGAGCAGTCTGGCCTCGGCCCCGGAATCTCGCACGAGAACATTATGGCTCTCAACTTCTACTGGAGCCAGGTCCGCAAGCTCTACGCTCCCTTCGAGGCCAACGTCCGCGCCTCGGACTCTGGTGTCTTTGACCACGAGATGCCGGGTGGACAGTACACTGTGAGTTGCACCACTCGTACCCTGCTGACTCGTCACAGAACCTCCAGTTCCAGGCCTCGTCTCTTGGTCTTGGAACCCAGTGGCTCGACATTAAGAAGAAGTACATTGAGGCCAACCAGCTCTGCGGTGACATTATCAAGGTTACCCCCTCCTCCAAGGTTGTCGGCGACTTTGCGCAGTTCATGGTCTCGAACAACCTCTCCAAGGAGGATGTTAACGAGAAGGCTGCCACCCTCGACTTCCCCTCGTCGGTCGTGGAGTTCTTCCAGGGCTACCTTGGCCAGCCCTACGGTGGCTTCCCCGAGCCCCTCCGCTCCAAGATCATTCGTGACAAGCCCCGCATCGACGCTCGTCCTGGTCTCAGCATGAAGCCCCTCGAGTTTAAGAAGATCAAAGCTGAGCTTCGTGAGAAGTATGGTGCCCACATCACCGACTTTGACGTCCAGTCGTACGCCATGTACCCCAAGGTGAGTGGGCCAGCTAGGCCAGCTAGGGCAGGAGTTTGAAGGGGAGGCCACGTGGGACACACGTGGCTTCCCGTGGCATGTTCACGTGGCGTGATTACGTATGACGCTGACGTCATAGGTTTTCGACGAGTTCCAGACGTTCCTTGACAAGTTTGGCGACCTGTCCGTCCTGCCGACGCGGTAAGTCCTCCTCAATCCTGCATTGGCTTGCTGACGGGCGTAGCTACTTCCTGGGCTCGCCAGAgatcggcgaggagctgcagATCAGCATTGAAAAGGCGCGTAGAAAGAGCTCTTGTGGTGGTCACTTGAGCTCgcatctcctcctcctttcGTCCTCATTTCGTCTAACAACCCACAGGGAAAGACCCTTAGCATCAAGCTGCTCGCGGTGGGCCCTCTGGACACGAACAAGGGCACGCGAGAGGTGTTCTTCGAGCTAAATGTCCGCTCTATTGGAAAGCTTGCTTGTGCTGACATTCGCAGGGTAAGATCCTCATCGAGGCCACTCTATTGGCCCTTCCATCGGTCCCTAGGCTTCCAAGGGGCCCAG
This window harbors:
- the pyc_1 gene encoding Pyruvate carboxylase; translation: MAGTNPLDAWSQHLGLDHSEPGTPGTPLQTVDRLRKQQAGHNGPLKKVLVANRGEIAIRVFRTAHELAMSTVAIYSHEDRANAHRYKSDESYLVGEGLSPVGAYLAQDDIVRIALEHGVDMIHPGYGFLSENSDFARKVEEAGIAFIGPRPETIDALGDKTKARDVAIKAGVSVVPGTPGPVESWELAKDFIDKYGFPVIIKAAMGGGGRGMRVVRDRESFKENFERAVSEAKSAFGDGTVFIERFLDKPRHIEVQLLADSQGNCVHLFERDCSVQRRHQKVVEIAPAPHLPEDVRQAILNDALKLAHAVNYRNAGTAEFLVDQQNRHYFIEINPRIQVEHTITEEITGIDIVAAQIQIAAGVTLEQLGLTQDHIHRRGFAIQARITTEDPAQGFQPDTGKIEVYRSAGGNGVRLDAASGYAGAQITPHYDSLLVKCSVSGATYEVARRKLLRALIEFRIRGVKTNIPFLVRLLTHPVFEAGGCWTTFIDDTPELFKLVKSQNRAQKLLAYLGDVAVNGSSILGQAGPPGLKTEAIIPKITDKDGKVVDTSVPQLKGWRNIIVNEGPEAFAKAIRAYPGTLIMDTTWRDAHQSLLATRMRTVDMANIAKETSHALANAYSIECWGGATFDVAMRFLYEDPWDRLRTLRKLVPNVPLQALVRGANAVGYTSYPDNAIYEFSKKAVEAGLDIFRVFDSLNYFENLKLGIDAAKKAGGVVEGTICYSGDVANPKKTKYTLQYYLDLTQQLVGEGIHVLGIKDMAGLLKPEAARLLIGAIRKAHPDLPIHVHSHDTAGIAVSSMLAAAQAGADVVDVAIDDLSGLTSQPAMGAVVAALEQSGLGPGISHENIMALNFYWSQVRKLYAPFEANVRASDSGVFDHEMPGGQYTNLQFQASSLGLGTQWLDIKKKYIEANQLCGDIIKVTPSSKVVGDFAQFMVSNNLSKEDVNEKAATLDFPSSVVEFFQGYLGQPYGGFPEPLRSKIIRDKPRIDARPGLSMKPLEFKKIKAELREKYGAHITDFDVQSYAMYPKVFDEFQTFLDKFGDLSVLPTRIKLLAVGPLDTNKGTREVFFELNTRAIVIEDRSAAIEHVTRERATSEPGSVGSPMSGVVVDVRVAKGSIVKAGDPMESVVSAPVSGTVARVLVSENDSINSGDLIVEITH